From a single Cyclobacterium marinum DSM 745 genomic region:
- a CDS encoding calcium/sodium antiporter, which yields MIVASLLIVLGFTCLIFGANWLVSGASSLAKKNNVPDLVIGLTIVAFGTSAPELIVNCVASFNGFSDIVFGNIIGSNNFNLFIILGIAGLIYPITVQSSTAWKEIPISLFVVLLLFVLVNDFLINQNPEISRIDGVILLVGFLCFIYYVFTQLKQEQSDVIAYEEKSNYKIWALIIIGIAGLIVGGKLVVDNSINIAIELGVSQKIIGLTIVAAGTSLPELVTSIVAATKKNSDIAIGNVIGSNIFNILLILSISSFVNPIAYNPNFNQDLLILIGGTAFLFIAMFTGKRKKLDRWEALILLSFYLIYTTYLVSKEI from the coding sequence ATGATAGTAGCTTCATTGTTGATTGTTTTAGGGTTTACGTGCCTGATTTTTGGGGCGAATTGGCTTGTATCAGGAGCTTCTTCTTTAGCGAAAAAAAATAATGTTCCTGATCTGGTTATAGGTTTGACAATTGTAGCTTTTGGCACTTCTGCACCAGAATTAATCGTTAATTGTGTAGCTTCATTTAATGGATTTTCCGATATCGTTTTTGGAAATATTATCGGAAGTAATAATTTCAATTTGTTCATTATCCTTGGTATTGCAGGTTTAATATATCCGATTACGGTTCAATCTTCAACAGCATGGAAAGAAATTCCTATTTCGTTATTTGTTGTCCTATTATTATTTGTCCTTGTCAATGATTTTTTAATCAACCAAAACCCTGAAATTTCAAGGATTGATGGAGTCATATTATTGGTAGGATTCCTTTGTTTTATTTATTATGTTTTCACCCAATTAAAACAAGAGCAATCTGATGTGATTGCCTATGAAGAAAAATCAAATTATAAAATTTGGGCATTAATAATAATTGGAATAGCTGGACTTATAGTTGGAGGAAAATTGGTGGTTGACAACAGTATTAATATTGCAATTGAATTGGGGGTTAGTCAAAAGATTATAGGTTTAACCATAGTTGCAGCCGGCACTTCCCTTCCTGAATTGGTTACATCAATAGTTGCAGCCACCAAAAAGAATAGTGATATCGCAATTGGTAATGTGATAGGTTCAAATATTTTTAACATCCTGCTGATACTTTCAATCAGTTCTTTTGTAAATCCGATAGCATACAATCCGAATTTTAATCAAGATTTGTTAATATTAATTGGTGGTACAGCTTTTCTTTTCATTGCAATGTTTACCGGCAAAAGAAAAAAGCTTGATCGATGGGAGGCTTTAATCTTACTAAGTTTCTATTTGATTTACACGACTTATCTGGTATCCAAAGAAATATAA